In Bacteroidota bacterium, the genomic stretch TTCTACCAGTTTTCTACTTCTTTTTCCACTTCTTCCTGTGTCTGGTATTCTCCAGATTGAATCTGGGCTTCTGCTATTTTTAGTCGCTTATTATATTGTTTCTTTGTTAAAGGTTCGCCTTCTACTGTATGGCCTACAATCATTTCGCTGTCCAATATTTTATCGATTTTTTCTAATAGCGAATGTTTTGTAACTCCCATTATTTTTTGGAGTACGTCTAGCTTAAATGCTTGTATGTCCATAGTCTTGTATTTATAGCTTGTTGTACTATACAAAGTTATTGATTTTTCCCATCTTTCATATTTATTATCCTTTCGGATGATACAATTTCCGAAGGATTCAAATGATACTGCTTTTTACTTAAAACAAATTATTTGATCTACTTGTTGCTTGCTGCCAATCAAAATGCATCTGGATTCTATATATCGTTTAAAAAAGCTGATAAAGGTACATTTGTGCATATTCAATTTATTCCCAACTTATTTAAATCACTTACAAAAATATCGATTTCTTCATCAGAAAAGCCTTTCTCTTTTGCAGCACTCTCTACACTACCCCAAATAGGTTCTCCACATCGTATACAACGAATTCCTTTGTCCCCTAAATATTTAATAGACTGTGGGTATTCGTTGACCAGCTCTTCGATAGTTATTTCTTTTGTAATCATTTTTCACTCATTTCATATTGGTTGTCAATAAAACCGTTTATAATTTTTCAGTTTATCATTTTCAGAGTTTATCAATTTCACCTACATAAGCTATGCTCCGGCAGACAATGCAATTTAATCCACTTTCGCTAAAGCTTCAGTGGATAAAACAATTTAACAATTTCTCAGTTTATCAATTTTTCAGTTTATCAATTTTAAACTAAATAACCCCTCGCAGTCCCAATTCAATTACTTTCACATCAAGTATTTTCTTTTTATCCAGTTCCATAATCACCATTGTTCTAATTTTATGAAGTCCATATTTTCCTGCTGAACCCGGATTAATGTGAAGTAAATTGAGTTTTTTATCAGGAACTATTTTTAGGATATGCGAGTGACCACTGATGAATATATCAGGTGGATTAAATTTGACTTCATTCCTTATAGACTGATCATAACGTCCCGGATATCCACCAATGTGAGTCATGAGTACAACAAAATCTTCTATTACAAACCTTCGTTTCAAGGGTATTGAAGCTCGGATTTCATGTCCATCTATATTCCCATA encodes the following:
- a CDS encoding DUF1858 domain-containing protein, which codes for MITKEITIEELVNEYPQSIKYLGDKGIRCIRCGEPIWGSVESAAKEKGFSDEEIDIFVSDLNKLGIN
- a CDS encoding metallophosphoesterase family protein, which codes for YGNIDGHEIRASIPLKRRFVIEDFVVLMTHIGGYPGRYDQSIRNEVKFNPPDIFISGHSHILKIVPDKKLNLLHINPGSAGKYGLHKIRTMVIMELDKKKILDVKVIELGLRGVI